A single region of the Parasphingorhabdus litoris DSM 22379 genome encodes:
- a CDS encoding TetR/AcrR family transcriptional regulator, protein MVARRFGREKRMAMILDSTAALIVEQGTADLSLEAIGEKAGVSKTLMYRYFGSLIVLLKALLDREYRHLRTKQLEAAESAGTYEDLVRKVTRAYLLYIEERGLIIDRLQAYPNIAKAQNPTHYNREPSVEYFAEVTAELFDIPRDVAVAATEISFGLPAAAGEFLVRSGMDRQMIEDITVSMILGSVNGLRGDMFGRHLKVKSPSYVLGASATKKDAGQ, encoded by the coding sequence GTGGTAGCTCGCCGGTTCGGTCGCGAAAAGCGTATGGCGATGATCCTCGACAGCACCGCTGCTCTGATTGTTGAACAGGGTACAGCCGACCTTTCCCTGGAAGCCATCGGAGAGAAAGCGGGCGTCAGTAAAACTCTGATGTATCGCTACTTTGGCAGTCTTATTGTGCTGCTGAAAGCGCTGCTGGATCGCGAATATCGGCACTTGCGCACAAAACAGCTAGAGGCGGCAGAAAGCGCTGGCACCTATGAGGATTTGGTCCGCAAGGTAACGCGCGCATATCTCCTTTACATTGAAGAGCGCGGCCTCATTATTGATCGGCTTCAAGCCTATCCCAATATCGCCAAAGCCCAAAACCCGACCCATTATAATCGCGAACCATCTGTCGAATATTTCGCTGAGGTAACCGCTGAATTATTTGACATCCCACGTGATGTGGCAGTTGCTGCAACGGAGATTTCCTTCGGGCTACCCGCCGCGGCGGGTGAGTTTCTTGTGCGCAGCGGGATGGACCGGCAGATGATTGAGGATATCACCGTCTCGATGATACTTGGCAGTGTTAATGGCTTGCGCGGTGACATGTTTGGAAGACATTTGAAGGTAAAGTCACCCTCCTATGTGCTTGGCGCGTCAGCCACCAAAAAAGACGCAGGACAATGA
- a CDS encoding DUF5818 domain-containing protein has translation MLDISGNVRKLIGKRVAVEVKRMGFNLINVDRIWCAGKLW, from the coding sequence ATGCTTGATATAAGCGGCAATGTTAGAAAACTGATCGGAAAACGCGTGGCTGTTGAAGTGAAACGCATGGGATTTAATCTGATCAATGTTGATCGGATTTGGTGTGCAGGAAAGCTATGGTAA
- a CDS encoding TonB-dependent receptor yields MKIVNRAMLAGVSSVALCAAPSAAFAQDADNEETFDDNLIVVTASKRQATLQETPIAVSVTTAAQIEDAQVRDLIDLQTLTPSLRVSQTSLSSVTNFIIRGFGNGGANPGIEPSVGVFIDGVYRSRAAAQISDLPDLERVEVLSGPQSTLFGKNASAGIISIVTQEPQFEFGGVAELSYGNYDAVAAKASITGPLSDTLAFSLGGSYNRRDGYIEDIIINQDINNRNRWGVRGQLLFQPNPDVSFRLIADYDKIDEVCCGATNVVDGPTGAIVRAVGGQFIPNDGLSLQSTVNFAPTNKIENYGVSLQTDWSAGAIDMTGIGAYRRSDSFVNQDSDFTSLNSIGTNINTVDIQTYTGELRAASDFDGPLNFLVGGFLFHETIDQGAEFGNGEGFVLFANAATGGAYSALEPTLRALIPDIPEGSFGGVGQGRMLDYDYENTSFSIFGQLDFEITDGLTLTVGANYTEDKKQVVSNNISTDVFSGIDLVQAGFNAAIAQGATPAQASVLASDLDTNPFLALRGLQFNPPYLNFPNAVEDGRTDDKDLSYTFRLAYNASDNLSLYATYATGFKASSFNLSNDSRPFAADFVPGSPFQSPPPAASPIRDAGLAVPNLRTGSRFAGPEESELYEIGIKGRWDGFSFNLALFDQTLEGFQANVFTGTGFILGNADEQSVRGFELDASISPIPELTFTAGVTYLDSVFDSFPDGNALSPNFTVIPADLSGERPAGVPEWSVVVGGTYTVVIGDSTSLRFHTDYQMESNVALVNGLSNFKRAVENLNASVTLGLSNGLELSLWGRNLTDAAYLNAVSPAVGQPGSLVGFRNQPRTYGGLVRFRF; encoded by the coding sequence ATGAAAATCGTTAATCGTGCTATGTTGGCCGGAGTCAGTAGCGTTGCGCTTTGTGCCGCGCCTTCTGCGGCCTTTGCGCAGGATGCAGATAATGAAGAGACTTTTGACGACAACCTTATTGTTGTCACCGCTTCAAAGCGTCAGGCAACGTTACAGGAAACGCCGATCGCTGTATCTGTAACGACTGCGGCACAAATTGAGGATGCGCAGGTGCGCGATTTGATCGATCTGCAAACGCTGACGCCCTCGCTTCGAGTGAGCCAAACCAGTCTTTCATCTGTCACCAACTTCATTATCCGTGGCTTTGGTAATGGAGGGGCTAATCCGGGCATAGAGCCGTCCGTTGGCGTTTTCATCGACGGCGTGTATCGCTCACGCGCGGCGGCACAAATCTCCGATTTGCCAGATCTCGAACGTGTCGAAGTCCTGAGTGGCCCGCAATCGACGCTGTTTGGCAAAAATGCTTCTGCCGGAATCATCAGCATTGTCACCCAGGAACCGCAGTTCGAGTTCGGCGGCGTCGCTGAACTCTCTTACGGCAACTATGATGCCGTGGCGGCCAAGGCCAGTATCACCGGTCCGTTGAGTGATACGCTGGCCTTTAGTCTTGGCGGTAGTTACAACCGGCGCGATGGCTACATTGAAGACATTATTATCAATCAGGATATTAACAATCGCAATCGTTGGGGCGTGCGCGGGCAGCTATTATTTCAGCCAAACCCTGATGTCAGTTTCCGCCTGATCGCTGATTACGACAAGATTGACGAAGTATGTTGCGGAGCGACCAATGTGGTCGATGGCCCAACCGGTGCAATTGTGCGCGCAGTCGGAGGTCAGTTCATACCTAATGACGGATTGTCACTCCAAAGTACGGTGAACTTCGCACCCACCAACAAGATCGAGAATTACGGTGTGTCGCTTCAGACAGACTGGTCAGCAGGCGCGATTGATATGACCGGGATTGGCGCTTACCGACGCTCGGATAGTTTTGTGAATCAGGATAGCGATTTCACAAGTCTCAATTCAATTGGCACCAATATCAATACGGTCGATATCCAGACCTATACAGGCGAATTGCGCGCAGCTTCTGATTTTGATGGTCCGCTCAACTTCCTCGTGGGCGGCTTCCTGTTTCACGAAACGATTGATCAAGGCGCCGAGTTTGGAAACGGTGAAGGCTTTGTTCTGTTTGCCAACGCAGCCACAGGCGGTGCCTATAGTGCTCTAGAACCAACATTGCGCGCGCTCATACCCGACATTCCGGAAGGCAGCTTTGGCGGTGTTGGACAAGGCCGTATGCTCGATTATGATTACGAGAACACCTCATTTTCTATCTTCGGTCAACTGGACTTTGAAATTACCGACGGACTAACCCTCACGGTCGGCGCTAACTATACTGAAGATAAAAAACAGGTGGTTTCGAACAATATCAGTACCGATGTTTTCTCCGGTATCGATCTTGTCCAGGCCGGGTTCAACGCGGCAATCGCACAGGGTGCTACCCCTGCACAGGCCAGTGTGCTGGCTTCGGATCTTGACACCAACCCCTTCCTTGCACTTCGGGGGTTACAGTTCAATCCACCTTATCTCAATTTTCCGAATGCGGTTGAAGACGGCCGCACTGACGATAAGGATCTGTCTTATACATTCCGTCTCGCCTATAATGCATCAGATAATCTGAGCCTATATGCGACTTATGCAACCGGGTTTAAGGCATCGTCTTTCAATCTGTCCAACGACAGCCGCCCGTTTGCAGCGGACTTCGTACCAGGCTCTCCCTTCCAGTCTCCGCCGCCCGCTGCATCACCGATTCGGGATGCAGGGCTTGCCGTACCAAATCTCAGAACGGGATCGCGCTTTGCGGGACCAGAAGAGTCGGAACTTTATGAAATTGGTATCAAGGGGCGCTGGGATGGCTTCTCTTTCAACCTCGCCCTGTTCGACCAGACGCTTGAAGGGTTCCAGGCCAATGTCTTTACGGGCACTGGCTTCATTCTAGGTAATGCTGACGAACAATCCGTACGCGGGTTTGAGCTCGACGCAAGTATTTCGCCAATTCCGGAACTGACTTTCACAGCTGGCGTGACTTATCTCGACTCTGTTTTCGACAGCTTCCCGGACGGGAATGCGCTTTCGCCAAACTTTACTGTCATACCCGCCGATCTTAGCGGAGAGCGCCCGGCAGGCGTACCGGAATGGTCGGTAGTGGTTGGCGGCACCTATACGGTTGTTATCGGCGACAGTACGTCTTTGCGATTCCACACTGATTATCAGATGGAGAGCAATGTCGCGCTTGTGAATGGCTTGTCCAACTTCAAACGTGCCGTAGAAAACTTGAATGCATCAGTCACTCTGGGCCTTTCAAACGGTCTTGAACTGTCACTGTGGGGGCGGAACCTTACTGATGCGGCGTATCTCAACGCGGTCTCACCTGCTGTCGGTCAGCCAGGTTCACTTGTAGGTTTCCGCAATCAGCCGCGAACCTACGGCGGTCTGGTACGTTTCCGGTTCTAA